From a region of the Methanolobus tindarius DSM 2278 genome:
- a CDS encoding DUF1699 family protein, which produces MKIRVVSSKEEINSLGPNEEIIHLAFRPSNTDIFSLIMKCPNVKALHIPSSYKRTISNSAKMYLEMQGIELLEGDVWGHRKDINEYSEVSQSVYDRIAQYKQDGLSDEDVEDKMIRETRLSPDFVKFLVKQG; this is translated from the coding sequence ATGAAAATCAGAGTTGTAAGTTCAAAGGAAGAGATCAATTCACTTGGCCCAAACGAAGAGATTATTCACCTCGCATTCAGACCATCAAACACGGACATCTTTTCACTTATAATGAAATGTCCAAATGTAAAGGCACTCCACATCCCAAGCTCATATAAGAGAACCATCTCAAACTCCGCAAAAATGTACCTTGAGATGCAGGGAATTGAGCTCCTTGAAGGAGACGTATGGGGACACAGAAAGGACATCAACGAGTACTCTGAAGTTTCACAGAGTGTGTATGACCGTATTGCACAGTACAAGCAGGACGGCCTTTCAGACGAAGACGTAGAAGACAAGATGATCAGGGAAACAAGACTTAGCCCGGATTTTGTCAAGTTCCTCGTAAAACAGGGATAA
- a CDS encoding secondary thiamine-phosphate synthase enzyme YjbQ: MAVYSASFTIDTKGNADIIDITPEVSDIVNSSGLSDGIVLVYVPGSTSAITTIEYEPGLVHDLKAALERLAPEGIVYQHNEKWHDGNGHSHIRASFIGQGESFPLIDGKLLLGTWQQIILVDMDNRPRSRKVFVQIYGENSYS, from the coding sequence TTGGCAGTTTACAGCGCAAGCTTTACTATAGATACAAAAGGAAATGCAGATATTATTGATATAACACCTGAGGTTTCAGACATTGTGAACTCATCAGGTCTGAGCGATGGTATTGTTCTTGTTTATGTTCCTGGCTCGACTTCTGCTATAACTACAATAGAATATGAGCCCGGACTTGTACATGATCTGAAGGCTGCTCTTGAAAGACTTGCTCCTGAAGGAATTGTATATCAGCATAATGAGAAATGGCATGATGGAAATGGACATTCTCACATACGTGCTTCTTTTATCGGGCAGGGTGAGTCATTTCCACTAATAGATGGTAAGCTGCTTCTTGGTACATGGCAGCAGATTATTCTGGTGGATATGGATAACCGGCCACGTTCCAGAAAAGTGTTTGTCCAGATTTACGGCGAGAATTCTTACAGCTAA
- a CDS encoding single-stranded-DNA-specific exonuclease RecJ, whose protein sequence is MSETMVMMADRARECAEEIRKYDEVQLLSHIDADGITSGAIIAKALERAGIGYDMMFVKQLDETIVKEIADINPELTIFTDLGSGQLEHIANYGVHAIVSDHHRPQGDTKFHLNPHLFGANGSYEISGSGTTFILATQLGNNRDLADLAIVGCVGDMQYRKYGKLVSLNKMILDANPEVIASVTDISLFGKQTRPVYKMLQFSSDPFIPRLTGNEDACIDFLANVGLQFANDEKWRRWIDLSEDEKKNVTSSLLQHAMQSGMSSYNISRLVSEGYILLSEQEGTEMRDASEYSTLLNATGRYMQAEVGMQVCMGDRDEAYIGAQDLLHTHRKNLVDGLNFVKDNGITKLSHMQYFDAGSTIPETIVGIVAGMSHSSAGNRKLPIIAFADKDDGYKVSARGTQELINRGLNLAEALSIVCQELGGAGGGHDIAAGATVPFGKKEEFIQKLNAAIAAQLS, encoded by the coding sequence ATGTCTGAAACAATGGTAATGATGGCAGATAGAGCCAGGGAATGTGCTGAAGAGATAAGAAAATACGATGAGGTGCAGCTGTTATCACATATCGATGCAGATGGGATTACTTCAGGAGCCATCATTGCAAAAGCCCTCGAAAGAGCAGGCATAGGATATGATATGATGTTTGTCAAGCAGCTTGACGAAACAATTGTAAAAGAGATTGCAGATATCAATCCTGAACTTACCATTTTCACAGACCTTGGAAGCGGTCAACTGGAACACATTGCAAACTACGGAGTTCACGCAATTGTTTCAGACCACCACAGACCACAGGGAGACACAAAATTCCACCTCAATCCCCATCTTTTCGGAGCTAACGGCTCTTATGAAATAAGCGGATCAGGCACCACATTCATACTTGCAACCCAGCTTGGGAATAATCGTGACCTTGCAGACCTTGCCATTGTAGGGTGTGTCGGAGACATGCAATACAGGAAATATGGTAAACTTGTCAGCCTTAACAAAATGATACTGGATGCAAATCCCGAAGTAATAGCATCTGTTACAGATATTTCACTTTTCGGGAAACAGACAAGACCTGTTTACAAAATGTTACAGTTTTCATCAGACCCTTTCATCCCGAGACTTACAGGTAACGAAGATGCATGTATTGATTTTCTGGCAAATGTAGGCCTGCAGTTTGCAAACGATGAAAAGTGGAGAAGATGGATAGATCTTTCCGAGGATGAAAAGAAAAATGTTACATCATCCCTCCTGCAACATGCAATGCAGAGCGGCATGTCTTCCTACAATATTAGCCGGCTTGTCTCAGAAGGCTACATCCTGCTTTCAGAACAGGAAGGCACTGAAATGAGAGATGCAAGTGAGTATTCAACACTACTTAACGCGACCGGAAGATACATGCAGGCTGAAGTTGGAATGCAAGTGTGCATGGGAGACCGGGATGAAGCATATATAGGAGCCCAGGATCTGCTTCATACCCACCGCAAGAATCTTGTTGACGGACTTAATTTTGTAAAGGATAATGGAATCACAAAGCTTTCCCACATGCAGTATTTTGATGCAGGAAGCACAATTCCGGAAACAATAGTAGGAATTGTGGCAGGGATGAGTCATTCTTCTGCAGGTAACCGCAAATTACCGATAATAGCCTTTGCAGACAAAGATGACGGCTATAAAGTTTCAGCAAGGGGAACCCAGGAACTCATAAACAGAGGACTTAACCTTGCAGAAGCATTGAGTATTGTATGCCAGGAACTAGGAGGAGCTGGCGGCGGACATGACATTGCTGCCGGAGCTACAGTACCATTTGGTAAAAAAGAAGAGTTTATCCAGAAACTTAACGCGGCAATCGCCGCCCAGTTAAGCTGA
- a CDS encoding DUF128 domain-containing protein yields the protein MQRNQRIQFTSSKIEDLMFRTTFNPKTMEGDVIVNLSLIDKQDFDDVLKIFSMAINSGLSVSPLLKILHEGDSIGDRKIGEDEVGFATVCSITIDGLLLKAGVMVKPRFGGLVEIRDGEPVRFTNVLTYQSTTIDPLEVLMSQELTSVMSMLKTGSGKILANLREAPMVARDIIDSTLADMVDAGINGILEVGEPNTRILDVPVERDHLGIVVIGGTNPMAIVQEHGIPIRTNAMSTLIDINKLSHINDLV from the coding sequence TTGCAGAGGAACCAGCGTATTCAGTTCACATCATCTAAAATAGAAGACTTGATGTTCAGAACCACCTTCAATCCTAAAACAATGGAAGGTGATGTTATCGTGAACCTTTCACTTATTGATAAACAGGACTTTGATGATGTTCTCAAGATATTCAGTATGGCCATCAATAGCGGGCTTTCTGTAAGTCCGTTGCTTAAGATTCTCCATGAAGGGGACTCGATAGGTGACAGGAAGATTGGTGAAGATGAGGTTGGTTTTGCAACTGTGTGCAGCATTACTATCGATGGTCTTCTCCTTAAAGCCGGTGTCATGGTAAAACCACGTTTTGGAGGTCTTGTGGAGATTCGCGACGGTGAACCTGTTCGTTTCACAAACGTGCTGACATACCAGAGCACTACCATTGATCCTCTTGAGGTTCTCATGTCACAGGAGCTGACTTCCGTAATGAGTATGCTTAAAACCGGTTCCGGGAAGATTCTTGCAAACCTGCGTGAGGCTCCCATGGTTGCCAGGGATATAATCGACAGCACATTGGCTGATATGGTGGATGCCGGAATAAACGGAATTCTTGAGGTTGGAGAGCCGAATACCAGAATACTTGATGTTCCGGTTGAACGCGATCATCTCGGAATCGTGGTAATAGGCGGTACCAACCCGATGGCAATTGTTCAGGAACACGGAATTCCTATCAGGACAAATGCAATGTCCACTCTTATTGATATCAATAAGTTATCCCACATCAATGATCTTGTTTGA
- a CDS encoding glucose-6-phosphate isomerase family protein translates to MGKELEFYGKSHSPDIRMLHDMDEVVHDQQWLRSQENIELYYMYRDLSADENDHKKIVENSLRYDVTIIPPAMLGDEYVKTAGHYHPAVEGHNISYAELYQVLEGKATYLLQKAENGKVVDVIVCEATAGDLVLVPPDYGHITINASQETLKMANWVCRDFSSLYEPIKKLSGGAYYLLKDGFIKNPDYPSVPEIRYEKPHDYPEANLFCGTDMYVMVKEIEKLDFLVHPQDHPEIFGRMTSV, encoded by the coding sequence ATGGGAAAAGAACTGGAGTTTTACGGGAAAAGCCATAGTCCTGATATCAGGATGTTGCATGACATGGACGAAGTAGTACATGATCAGCAGTGGCTGCGTTCACAGGAAAATATTGAACTTTATTACATGTATCGTGATCTTTCAGCAGATGAAAACGATCACAAAAAGATAGTTGAAAACAGCCTTCGTTATGATGTTACTATAATTCCACCTGCAATGCTTGGTGACGAGTATGTTAAAACAGCAGGTCATTATCATCCGGCTGTGGAAGGTCACAATATATCTTATGCTGAACTATACCAGGTTCTTGAAGGCAAGGCAACTTATCTTCTCCAGAAAGCCGAGAATGGAAAGGTTGTGGATGTGATTGTCTGCGAGGCAACAGCAGGTGATCTTGTTCTTGTGCCGCCGGATTACGGGCATATTACCATCAATGCTTCACAGGAAACATTGAAAATGGCTAACTGGGTGTGTAGGGATTTCTCTTCCTTGTATGAGCCTATTAAGAAACTATCAGGTGGAGCTTACTATCTGCTAAAGGATGGTTTTATAAAGAACCCTGATTATCCGTCGGTGCCTGAGATCAGGTATGAGAAACCACATGATTATCCAGAAGCCAATCTGTTCTGCGGAACTGACATGTACGTAATGGTAAAAGAGATTGAAAAGCTTGACTTCCTCGTGCATCCACAGGATCACCCTGAGATATTCGGGAGAATGACGTCTGTCTGA
- the uvrC gene encoding excinuclease ABC subunit UvrC → MKFDLKTLPALPGVYLMKDVSGDVIYVGKAKSLDKRVRQYFQSKRNLSPKTVTLVKHIDDIEYIITDSEVDALVLEANLIKKYKPRYNVRLKDDKRYPYVKVTINSEFPRIFLTRRRLMDGAIYFGPYTNAKAIRTTLDIISRIFMLRQCKKKIEPGKTRPCLNYHIKRCMAPCKEGLDKEEYRRRVMEAVRLLKGETSGLLKDLDKKMRFFAENQDYESAAIIRDQIDSVKSISEQQIATSGTDDRDVIAAVSDEKAVYIQVFYVRQGSMVGKADFTLLGANTSESIEESMAQFVKQYYQDSPIPPEILVQYELPDSEIIVKWLCQRSGRDVRVHVPQRGDKKKLVEMAARNAEMSKRMAGLKSTPSESAIGALEALKDVLHLETLPLHIEGFDISNISGTNAVGSMVYFENGRPASSKYRQHNIKTVKGIDDFAMMAEVVHRRYSRLLKNKEPLPDLILIDGGPGQVGAAKSSLDSLGLDIPMIGLAKRFEHIITTKKGPDEVIILPHSSPALKLLMHIRDEAHRFAVSSHRRRRSASLTHSELDSIPGVGSSRKKVLLENFDSIDKIRMSSVEELSSLDGISKNLARKILQHLNK, encoded by the coding sequence ATGAAGTTCGACCTGAAAACACTTCCTGCACTTCCCGGTGTGTATCTGATGAAAGATGTTTCCGGGGATGTGATCTATGTAGGCAAGGCCAAATCCCTGGATAAAAGAGTGCGCCAGTATTTCCAGTCAAAGAGGAATCTTTCTCCTAAAACTGTCACTCTTGTAAAACACATAGATGACATTGAGTACATTATTACTGATTCCGAAGTTGATGCCCTCGTACTTGAAGCAAACCTGATAAAAAAGTATAAACCACGTTACAATGTCCGCCTGAAGGATGACAAACGCTATCCCTATGTCAAGGTCACTATCAATTCAGAATTCCCGCGAATATTCCTGACACGAAGGCGGCTTATGGATGGAGCTATTTATTTTGGCCCTTACACAAATGCAAAAGCGATACGCACAACCCTTGACATAATTTCCCGTATTTTCATGCTCAGGCAATGTAAGAAGAAAATAGAGCCCGGAAAAACAAGACCATGTCTTAATTATCATATCAAACGTTGTATGGCTCCCTGTAAGGAAGGCCTGGATAAGGAAGAGTATCGCAGACGTGTAATGGAAGCTGTCAGGCTCCTTAAAGGAGAAACATCTGGTCTTCTGAAGGATCTGGATAAAAAGATGCGTTTCTTTGCAGAGAATCAGGACTATGAGTCCGCTGCAATTATCAGGGACCAGATTGATTCTGTAAAATCAATATCCGAACAGCAGATAGCAACATCAGGTACCGATGATCGTGATGTTATTGCAGCAGTTTCAGATGAGAAAGCTGTCTACATTCAGGTATTTTATGTACGTCAGGGAAGCATGGTTGGCAAGGCTGATTTTACACTACTGGGTGCCAATACTTCGGAAAGTATCGAGGAGTCTATGGCCCAGTTTGTCAAGCAATATTATCAGGATTCGCCAATCCCTCCGGAGATTCTTGTGCAGTATGAGCTTCCTGACAGTGAAATCATAGTAAAATGGCTCTGTCAACGTTCCGGAAGAGACGTACGTGTTCATGTTCCCCAGCGTGGGGATAAGAAAAAGCTGGTGGAAATGGCTGCAAGAAATGCTGAAATGTCAAAGAGAATGGCTGGACTTAAATCAACTCCTTCTGAATCTGCCATTGGAGCGCTGGAAGCATTGAAAGATGTTCTTCATCTTGAAACACTCCCTCTTCATATTGAAGGTTTCGATATCTCCAATATCTCAGGAACAAATGCTGTGGGTTCAATGGTATATTTTGAAAATGGTCGACCTGCAAGCAGCAAATACAGGCAGCACAATATCAAAACCGTGAAGGGAATTGATGATTTTGCCATGATGGCTGAAGTGGTTCACAGAAGGTATTCACGTTTACTGAAGAATAAAGAACCACTGCCCGATTTGATTCTGATAGACGGAGGTCCGGGGCAGGTTGGTGCTGCAAAATCTTCTCTGGATTCTCTGGGACTTGATATTCCTATGATAGGTCTGGCTAAAAGATTTGAGCATATAATAACCACAAAAAAAGGACCTGATGAGGTTATAATTCTCCCTCATAGTTCGCCTGCACTAAAACTGCTCATGCACATTCGAGATGAAGCTCACAGGTTTGCGGTGAGCTCCCACCGCAGAAGGCGGTCTGCAAGTCTTACGCATTCGGAGCTTGATTCTATTCCCGGAGTCGGTTCTTCAAGAAAAAAGGTCTTGCTTGAGAATTTTGATTCAATCGATAAGATAAGAATGTCATCGGTTGAGGAGCTTTCATCTCTTGATGGAATAAGCAAAAACCTTGCCCGGAAAATACTGCAGCATCTAAACAAATAA
- a CDS encoding ribonuclease H-like domain-containing protein produces the protein MLTSTYIHMPRIGATVEKKIWTNGIKTWDEFMDNHNCLLIPPAKKDMIRTGIQDSRDHLDARNFEFFAKSLPTSEHWRAFREFSDKVAYVDIETTGLSPGSSSITVVGIYDGKEARTFVKGIDLDDIVDIFPKYEFLVTFNGARFDLPFIKREFPEIEFNQLHADLMYPLRRIKLTGGLKTIECELGISRAEETVGISGFDAVRLWHQYERGDEESLDLLLKYNREDIVNLKTIIDMTLPRFIENKFSQ, from the coding sequence ATGCTTACAAGTACTTACATTCACATGCCGCGGATTGGTGCAACCGTGGAAAAAAAGATATGGACTAATGGAATCAAAACATGGGATGAATTCATGGATAACCATAATTGCCTTCTGATCCCCCCAGCCAAAAAGGACATGATAAGGACAGGGATTCAGGATTCAAGGGATCATCTTGACGCCAGGAATTTTGAGTTTTTTGCAAAATCGCTGCCAACTTCTGAACACTGGAGGGCTTTCAGGGAGTTTTCAGACAAAGTGGCTTATGTGGATATAGAGACCACAGGTCTTTCTCCGGGAAGCTCATCTATCACAGTTGTAGGGATATATGATGGAAAAGAAGCCAGAACATTTGTAAAAGGAATTGATCTTGATGATATTGTGGATATATTTCCGAAATACGAGTTCCTTGTTACCTTTAACGGAGCAAGGTTTGACCTGCCTTTCATAAAGCGTGAATTCCCCGAAATAGAATTCAACCAGCTTCACGCAGATCTCATGTATCCTCTGCGCCGCATAAAGCTTACAGGCGGCCTGAAAACGATAGAATGTGAACTTGGTATTTCAAGGGCAGAAGAAACCGTAGGTATCAGTGGTTTTGATGCTGTGCGCCTGTGGCATCAATATGAACGTGGTGATGAAGAATCTCTTGATTTACTACTGAAGTATAACCGTGAGGATATTGTCAATCTTAAGACTATTATTGACATGACACTCCCTCGTTTTATCGAAAACAAATTCTCTCAATAA
- the mdh gene encoding malate dehydrogenase, with translation MNKVAVIGSGNVGATTVQRLAELNIADVVMVDIVEGLPQGKALDILQAAPLMGYDVDVTGTNDYADIAGSDIVVVTAGIARKPGMDRSDLLATNIKITQQVCENIQKYAPDSIIMTVTNPLDIITYAALRCTQFDRNRVFGMSGLLDSSRFASFIAKEMNCSVRDINAMVLGGHGDSMVPLPEYSTVSGIPLSRLMDGETINRIVERTVNAGAEIVGHLKNGSAFYAPSAAITIMVEAILNDTKKIVPASAFLNGEYGQHDICLGVPVKLGRNGVEEIIELELTDEETSALQKSAETVKEGIATIRI, from the coding sequence ATGAATAAAGTTGCAGTTATCGGTTCAGGCAATGTAGGTGCCACCACAGTCCAGAGACTTGCAGAACTTAACATCGCAGATGTCGTCATGGTTGACATCGTTGAAGGACTGCCACAGGGAAAAGCACTAGATATACTTCAGGCGGCTCCACTTATGGGTTACGATGTGGATGTAACAGGGACAAATGATTATGCAGACATTGCAGGTTCAGATATAGTCGTAGTTACAGCAGGAATTGCACGAAAGCCCGGAATGGACAGGAGTGACCTGCTGGCTACTAATATTAAAATCACACAGCAGGTCTGTGAAAATATCCAGAAATATGCACCAGATTCAATTATAATGACTGTGACAAATCCTCTTGATATTATTACCTACGCAGCACTTCGCTGCACCCAGTTTGACAGGAACAGGGTTTTTGGAATGAGTGGTCTGCTGGATTCAAGCCGCTTTGCATCCTTCATTGCAAAGGAAATGAACTGTTCTGTGAGAGATATTAATGCCATGGTTCTTGGAGGACATGGAGACTCAATGGTTCCTCTCCCTGAGTATTCAACTGTTTCCGGAATTCCACTGAGTAGGCTCATGGACGGGGAAACTATTAACAGAATAGTTGAAAGAACTGTCAATGCCGGTGCAGAGATTGTGGGGCACCTGAAAAATGGAAGTGCTTTCTATGCACCATCTGCCGCCATCACAATTATGGTGGAAGCTATACTCAATGATACGAAGAAAATTGTCCCTGCATCTGCATTCCTTAATGGTGAATATGGGCAGCATGATATTTGCCTTGGTGTACCTGTAAAACTTGGAAGAAACGGCGTTGAAGAGATAATTGAGCTGGAACTCACCGATGAGGAAACAAGTGCCCTGCAAAAGTCAGCAGAAACAGTTAAAGAAGGAATCGCAACTATCAGGATATAA
- a CDS encoding PRC-barrel domain-containing protein — protein sequence MRADITSLFGLNIYTETGTYVGKVADLVLDVDERFVKGLAVSDINRDIFDVTSRGVIIPYRWVITAGDIVLVRNVVNKFRKANKVVEED from the coding sequence ATGCGTGCAGACATAACTTCACTTTTTGGATTGAACATTTATACCGAAACAGGTACATATGTAGGTAAAGTCGCTGACCTTGTGTTAGATGTAGACGAGAGATTTGTCAAAGGACTTGCTGTTTCTGACATCAATAGAGATATTTTCGATGTTACTTCAAGAGGAGTTATTATTCCTTACAGGTGGGTTATCACCGCAGGAGATATTGTTCTTGTGAGAAATGTTGTAAACAAGTTCAGAAAAGCCAACAAAGTGGTAGAAGAAGACTGA
- a CDS encoding tRNA(His) guanylyltransferase Thg1 family protein, whose product MKRREIYSDLRCIPPVVVRIDGRNFKNALSRMGFEKPYDKRFTSAIVEAVEAFFKKSGLSPVFAYTFSDEISLFFRDNAFDGRIEKLDSIIPSYISSAFTMALNPEEPVSFDSRIIPMHEEDVREYLVWRQDEAWRNCINSYAYYTLISEGMEEHEAAKMLKNKGASDMHELLFERGINISKVPTWQRRGILIMKKETEIEGFNPQLNVKTTSTRTRVFTEYDIPLFSSEEGDTFLEKLLARTADE is encoded by the coding sequence ATGAAAAGGCGAGAGATCTATTCAGATCTGCGTTGCATACCGCCTGTGGTCGTGCGCATTGATGGCAGGAATTTTAAGAATGCGCTGTCACGCATGGGTTTTGAGAAACCTTATGACAAAAGGTTCACATCCGCAATTGTAGAGGCTGTTGAAGCTTTCTTTAAGAAAAGCGGATTGAGCCCTGTTTTTGCTTATACTTTTTCTGATGAAATAAGTTTGTTTTTCAGGGACAATGCCTTTGATGGCAGAATAGAGAAACTGGACTCGATAATTCCATCTTACATCAGCAGTGCTTTTACGATGGCACTTAATCCTGAAGAACCGGTTTCCTTCGATTCAAGGATAATTCCAATGCATGAAGAAGACGTCCGTGAATATCTCGTCTGGAGACAGGATGAAGCCTGGAGAAACTGCATCAATTCCTACGCTTATTACACCCTTATTTCTGAAGGCATGGAAGAACATGAAGCTGCAAAGATGCTTAAGAACAAGGGAGCATCTGATATGCATGAGCTGCTTTTTGAAAGAGGGATCAACATCTCCAAAGTTCCTACGTGGCAAAGGCGTGGAATTCTGATAATGAAAAAGGAGACTGAGATTGAAGGATTCAACCCTCAGCTTAATGTCAAAACTACCAGTACACGGACAAGAGTGTTTACTGAATATGACATTCCTTTATTCTCTTCTGAAGAAGGAGATACTTTTCTTGAAAAACTGCTTGCCAGAACGGCAGATGAGTGA
- a CDS encoding serpin family protein, protein MKISKLILISLLSLFVLLCTGCVENTNTNNTSNTNFSMDSNVSSNSTNLTNIHSVEINESAIDENTIDINSTINTDSVENYDIAIANNAFAFDMYSMVIVENEQNVFFSPYSIFTAVAMCYDGAENSTKEQIANVFYFPLNKTVLGMSSKDLISEINSGSDEYELETANALWVQKDFDLKQQYISNAVNYYSGKVAKVDFVNQPENSRVLINDWVESKTNDKIKDLIPDGVIKPKYTRLILTNAIYFNGKWMDEFDKENTQDKSFYPAQDEEISVETMYAKKYFSYGESSNAKILELPYKGNDLCMYIVLPNENEIQDFETSFSLNDYNTLKSNMDSKYEVRTWLPKFKFETKTELANSLIKMGMVDAFDSSNNSTFSGISDENLTISNVIHQAFVDVQEQGTEAAAATAVVMCVDEAYVEPDPVRDFKVDHPFMFFIEDKRTGCILFIGKVESPEYE, encoded by the coding sequence ATGAAAATAAGTAAATTAATTTTAATCTCTTTGCTAAGTTTATTCGTATTACTCTGTACCGGGTGTGTGGAAAACACAAATACGAATAATACATCAAACACGAATTTTTCTATGGATTCTAATGTTTCATCTAATTCAACTAATCTGACAAATATACATTCTGTAGAAATTAACGAATCAGCAATTGACGAAAATACGATTGATATTAACTCTACAATAAATACCGACTCAGTTGAAAACTATGATATTGCAATTGCAAACAATGCTTTTGCTTTTGATATGTATTCAATGGTCATAGTTGAAAATGAGCAAAACGTATTCTTTTCCCCATACAGCATTTTCACCGCAGTAGCAATGTGCTATGATGGTGCTGAGAACTCTACAAAAGAACAAATAGCAAATGTGTTCTATTTCCCACTTAACAAGACTGTTTTAGGAATGAGCTCAAAGGACTTAATCAGTGAGATTAATTCGGGAAGCGATGAATATGAACTGGAAACCGCAAATGCATTGTGGGTGCAGAAAGACTTTGATCTAAAGCAACAATACATTTCTAATGCTGTAAATTACTATTCTGGAAAAGTAGCAAAAGTCGATTTTGTAAATCAGCCTGAAAATTCGAGGGTTTTGATAAATGATTGGGTTGAAAGCAAGACAAATGATAAAATAAAAGACTTGATTCCTGATGGTGTAATCAAGCCTAAATACACTCGACTAATCCTCACAAATGCAATTTACTTTAATGGAAAATGGATGGATGAATTTGACAAAGAAAATACCCAGGATAAGTCTTTTTATCCAGCTCAAGATGAAGAAATAAGTGTAGAAACCATGTATGCAAAAAAGTATTTTAGTTATGGTGAAAGCTCAAATGCAAAAATACTAGAATTGCCGTACAAGGGAAACGATCTTTGCATGTACATTGTTCTTCCAAATGAGAATGAAATTCAAGATTTTGAAACTTCTTTTTCACTAAATGATTATAATACATTAAAGTCAAATATGGATTCTAAGTACGAAGTTAGAACATGGCTTCCAAAATTCAAATTTGAAACAAAGACCGAGCTAGCAAATTCCCTCATTAAAATGGGGATGGTAGATGCTTTTGATAGTAGTAATAACTCAACCTTTAGTGGAATCTCTGATGAAAACTTAACAATATCCAATGTAATTCATCAAGCTTTTGTTGATGTTCAGGAACAAGGAACAGAGGCTGCAGCAGCAACGGCAGTTGTGATGTGCGTTGATGAAGCATATGTTGAGCCTGATCCTGTAAGAGATTTCAAAGTAGATCATCCTTTCATGTTTTTCATAGAGGATAAGAGAACTGGATGTATTCTATTTATAGGTAAAGTGGAAAGTCCTGAGTATGAGTAA
- a CDS encoding tyrosine--tRNA ligase, translating into MDKLELIKRNVQEIVTEDELKQLLETKEHPTAYVGYEPSGKIHMGHVLTVNKLLDLQKAGFKITVLLADVHAYLNKKGTLEEVREIADYNKRCFIALGLNEENTRFVYGSDYQLGQEYILNVLKLTRSTTLNRATRSMDEVGRKMDDPAVSQMVYPIMQAIDIAMLDVDVAVGGIDQRKIHMLGREGLPGLGFKAPLCIHTPIILGLDGEKMSSSNNNFISVDDTEADLKKKLKKAFCPAEQVEDNPVMELFKYHICPRYEEIVFERPEKFGGNLVCKGYEELEKVFASGELHPMDLKNGATKYMNMILEVVRSVI; encoded by the coding sequence ATGGATAAACTTGAGCTTATAAAAAGAAATGTACAGGAAATAGTGACTGAGGACGAACTTAAACAACTTCTTGAAACAAAGGAACATCCTACAGCCTATGTCGGATATGAGCCAAGCGGTAAGATCCATATGGGACACGTTCTTACTGTGAACAAGCTTCTTGACCTTCAGAAAGCTGGATTTAAGATTACCGTACTTCTTGCAGATGTGCATGCATACCTCAACAAAAAGGGAACACTTGAAGAGGTGCGTGAGATTGCAGATTACAACAAAAGATGCTTCATTGCACTGGGACTTAACGAAGAGAACACAAGGTTTGTCTATGGTTCAGACTACCAGCTCGGACAGGAATACATCCTTAACGTTCTGAAACTTACCCGCAGCACAACCCTGAACCGGGCAACAAGGAGTATGGATGAAGTCGGAAGGAAAATGGATGACCCGGCAGTATCACAGATGGTCTATCCAATCATGCAGGCAATTGACATCGCAATGCTTGACGTAGACGTTGCAGTTGGGGGAATTGATCAGAGAAAGATCCACATGCTTGGAAGAGAAGGACTTCCAGGACTTGGATTTAAAGCACCGCTGTGTATCCACACACCAATTATTCTGGGACTTGACGGGGAAAAGATGTCCTCATCGAATAACAATTTCATATCCGTAGATGATACTGAAGCTGATTTGAAGAAAAAGCTGAAGAAAGCATTCTGCCCTGCAGAGCAGGTTGAGGATAATCCTGTAATGGAGCTTTTCAAATACCACATATGCCCAAGATATGAAGAGATCGTTTTTGAAAGACCTGAGAAGTTTGGCGGTAACCTCGTATGTAAAGGATATGAGGAACTGGAGAAAGTTTTCGCATCCGGTGAGCTTCATCCGATGGATCTCAAAAACGGTGCTACAAAGTACATGAATATGATACTTGAAGTGGTGAGAAGCGTAATTTAA